A genomic region of Leptotrichia massiliensis contains the following coding sequences:
- a CDS encoding DeoR/GlpR family DNA-binding transcription regulator: protein MFLDERLEKILEILKNEKKVKVTDLAEKFDVSEVIIRKNLKRLEQEGKLKRTHGGAILLKELAHSSTLEERVINRTKPKEIIARKIIENIQSGETVFFDITSINYIAAEYLANSQKEITLITNMPSITTHFNKNSKISIIMIGGEYNKEIGGNVGIEAINYIKKYNVDKAFVGSAGIDLEAGKVMNFEANDGNTKKEIMNISKKIFLATEYRKLGILGNYKFSNLSDFDTFICEKDKKDFLESYKKIFDKSEVEIF from the coding sequence ATGTTTTTGGATGAAAGACTAGAAAAAATACTTGAAATTTTAAAAAATGAAAAAAAAGTAAAAGTTACTGATTTGGCAGAAAAATTTGATGTTTCGGAAGTTATTATAAGAAAAAATTTAAAAAGGCTGGAGCAGGAAGGGAAACTCAAAAGGACCCATGGAGGTGCAATCTTGCTAAAAGAACTTGCACATTCAAGTACTCTTGAAGAAAGAGTTATAAATAGAACAAAGCCAAAGGAAATTATAGCAAGAAAAATAATAGAAAATATTCAAAGCGGGGAAACAGTATTTTTTGATATTACAAGCATAAACTATATTGCAGCAGAATATCTTGCAAACTCTCAAAAAGAGATAACCCTTATCACAAATATGCCTAGCATAACAACACATTTTAATAAAAATTCAAAAATCAGCATAATTATGATAGGTGGTGAATACAACAAGGAAATTGGTGGAAATGTTGGAATAGAAGCAATTAATTACATAAAAAAATACAACGTGGATAAAGCCTTTGTTGGAAGTGCAGGAATAGATTTAGAAGCTGGAAAAGTGATGAATTTTGAAGCAAACGACGGAAATACAAAAAAAGAAATAATGAATATTTCAAAAAAGATATTTTTAGCAACTGAATACAGAAAATTGGGGATTTTAGGAAATTATAAATTTAGTAATTTATCTGATTTTGATACATTTATTTGTGAAAAAGATAAAAAAGATTTTTTGGAAAGTTATAAAAAAATATTCGATAAATCTGAAGTGGAAATTTTCTAA
- a CDS encoding transaldolase family protein, producing the protein MMRVQYFIDTANLESIKKISDIFPIAGVTTNPTIIAKEKRDFKEIINDIFDIIGKDKIVHAQAVGSTAEIIVKEVQLLRDTFGENFYTKIPVTPEGIKAMKILSKDGHKITATGILSPQQIIMAAEAGAEYMAPYINRSDNIGENGIEIVKDAYKILEMTKKTDEEKLARYKRIFEPKILGASFKNVRQVHETILAGSKSVTVAPDVFEKLIYHPYTDWSMDTFNSDWEKVYGEKTLLDLLK; encoded by the coding sequence ATGATGAGAGTGCAATATTTTATTGATACAGCAAATTTGGAGAGTATAAAAAAAATCAGTGATATTTTTCCAATAGCAGGTGTAACTACAAATCCTACTATTATTGCCAAGGAAAAAAGAGATTTTAAAGAGATTATAAACGATATTTTTGATATTATTGGAAAAGATAAGATTGTGCATGCACAGGCTGTGGGAAGTACAGCTGAAATAATAGTAAAAGAAGTACAGCTTTTGCGTGATACTTTTGGAGAAAATTTTTATACAAAAATTCCTGTAACGCCTGAAGGAATAAAAGCTATGAAGATTTTATCAAAAGATGGTCATAAAATAACTGCAACAGGTATTTTATCACCACAGCAGATAATTATGGCAGCAGAAGCAGGGGCAGAATATATGGCACCGTATATTAACCGTTCTGACAACATTGGTGAAAATGGAATTGAAATTGTAAAAGATGCCTATAAAATTCTTGAAATGACTAAAAAGACTGATGAGGAAAAACTGGCACGGTACAAAAGAATCTTTGAACCTAAAATATTAGGAGCTTCGTTTAAGAATGTAAGACAAGTTCACGAAACTATTCTGGCTGGGTCAAAATCTGTAACAGTAGCTCCAGACGTTTTTGAAAAATTAATTTATCATCCTTACACAGACTGGAGTATGGATACATTTAATTCAGACTGGGAAAAAGTTTATGGAGAAAAAACATTGCTTGATTTGTTGAAGTAA
- a CDS encoding glycyl-radical enzyme activating protein — translation MKALVTDIERGATFDGPGIRTVVYFKGCPLRCLWCSNPETQKIENQFYWDSRKCTKCGDCTKVENSSITINKDNFWNYNRFLCEDFDTPCRVCPVAGALKKVAQDMTVEDVFKIVMKDEKFYRNSGGGVTLSGGEILVNAAFATKLFERLKEEYIDTAIETTGFGSYRELETLAKLTDTVLFDIKHMDSEKHKQYTSVTNGLILENLTKLSKWHKKIIMRFPFIKGINDDEKNIHETAKFLKKLNLLEVNILPYHTMGLEKYRKLRMPYPMKTLEKHTQEELDNALQIMKSYGLKAKLNG, via the coding sequence GTGAAAGCTTTGGTCACAGATATTGAAAGAGGAGCTACATTTGACGGACCAGGAATTAGAACTGTTGTTTATTTTAAAGGGTGTCCGCTTAGATGCCTGTGGTGTTCTAACCCTGAAACCCAAAAAATTGAAAACCAATTTTACTGGGATTCAAGAAAATGTACAAAATGTGGAGATTGTACAAAGGTAGAAAACAGTTCCATCACTATAAATAAAGATAACTTCTGGAATTATAACCGTTTTTTATGTGAAGATTTTGATACTCCCTGCCGTGTATGTCCAGTTGCTGGTGCATTAAAAAAAGTTGCACAGGATATGACAGTTGAAGATGTATTTAAAATTGTGATGAAGGATGAAAAATTTTATAGAAACTCTGGAGGAGGAGTTACATTAAGTGGTGGAGAAATACTTGTAAATGCAGCATTTGCAACAAAATTATTTGAAAGATTAAAAGAAGAATATATAGATACTGCTATTGAAACAACTGGTTTTGGAAGTTACAGGGAACTTGAAACTCTTGCAAAATTAACTGATACAGTATTATTTGACATTAAACATATGGACAGTGAAAAGCATAAACAGTATACTTCTGTTACAAATGGGCTAATTTTGGAAAATCTTACAAAACTTTCAAAATGGCATAAAAAGATTATTATGAGATTTCCCTTTATAAAAGGAATAAACGATGATGAGAAGAATATTCACGAAACAGCAAAATTTTTGAAAAAATTAAATTTACTGGAAGTAAATATACTGCCTTATCATACAATGGGACTTGAAAAATATAGAAAATTGAGAATGCCATATCCGATGAAAACACTTGAAAAACATACACAGGAAGAACTCGATAATGCTTTACAAATAATGAAAAGTTATGGATTAAAGGCAAAACTGAATGGATAA
- a CDS encoding glycyl radical protein has translation MREFVLKSERVKKLRESALSKFPGVSVERGRLLTKAYKEHEGKSKYIVRAYAVKEILENMTIYIKDGELIVGNQSVDERTAPLFPEYAVDWIVDEIKEKGNFDHRDGDKFRIPEEEITELLEICEWWRGKTLKDRAHAQMPQEIKEAGIAKIIHGEGNMTSGDGHIVPDFKKVLTKGLKGVIEEAKASMEKVDITVYGGYNKIDFLKAVEIVAQATIDFAHRFANLAKELAEKETDPQRKEELLQIQKNCLNVPENPAQTFWEGVQAIWFIHLVIQIESNGHSASLGRVDQYLYPLYKKDVLEGDLDREFAKEMLQCLWVKLYSVIKVRSTSHSGYGAGYPTYQNVTIGGSTPSGKDSTNELSYLILESVGENKLTQPNLSARFHINSPEKFIRKCAEVAATGYGMPAMHTDEIIVPALLNKGVKIEDAYNYSMVGCVEVAVPGKWGYRCTGMTFLNFVKATELVLNDGYDARTGLQLLKAGKLTDYETYEDLWEAWKKYMKHYTKLSVALDALSDTHLEDFPDILLSSLVDDCIGRGLSAKEGGAVYDIISGLQVGIANAANSLYALKTTVFDNQILTKEEVYNALQTNYEGENGERIRKILLEVPKYGNDIDEVDEFATNIYWTYIDEIQKYHNTRYGRGPINGGYGVSTSGISSNVPMGTVSGATPDGRYAYTPAAEGGSPTQGTDTNGPTAVLNSVNKLPTLMITGGQLLNQKYSPELVNTAEQFEKFVNVIKSFISSKGWHIQFNIISGKTLKQAQVEPEKHRDIIVRVAGYCAQFVTLDRTTQNDIISRTEQRI, from the coding sequence ATGAGAGAATTTGTTTTAAAAAGTGAAAGAGTAAAAAAATTAAGAGAATCGGCTTTATCAAAATTTCCTGGTGTCAGTGTCGAAAGAGGAAGACTTTTGACAAAAGCATACAAAGAACATGAAGGAAAATCAAAATACATTGTTCGTGCTTATGCAGTTAAAGAAATTTTAGAAAACATGACAATATACATAAAAGATGGAGAACTTATTGTGGGAAATCAATCTGTTGATGAAAGAACGGCACCTCTTTTTCCAGAATATGCAGTGGATTGGATTGTTGATGAAATTAAGGAAAAAGGAAACTTTGACCATAGAGATGGAGATAAATTCAGAATTCCTGAAGAAGAAATTACTGAACTTTTGGAAATATGTGAATGGTGGCGTGGAAAAACATTAAAAGATAGAGCGCACGCTCAGATGCCACAGGAAATAAAAGAAGCTGGAATCGCAAAAATTATTCACGGTGAAGGAAATATGACTTCTGGTGACGGACATATTGTACCTGATTTTAAAAAGGTTTTGACAAAAGGACTAAAAGGTGTAATTGAAGAAGCTAAGGCTTCTATGGAAAAAGTAGACATTACAGTTTATGGAGGGTACAATAAAATTGATTTCTTAAAAGCTGTAGAAATTGTAGCACAGGCAACTATTGATTTTGCTCATAGATTTGCAAATTTGGCAAAGGAACTTGCTGAAAAGGAAACTGATCCACAAAGAAAAGAAGAATTACTTCAGATTCAGAAAAACTGTCTAAACGTACCTGAAAATCCTGCTCAGACATTTTGGGAAGGAGTACAGGCAATCTGGTTTATTCATTTAGTAATTCAGATTGAAAGTAATGGACATTCAGCTTCTCTTGGAAGAGTGGATCAATATTTGTATCCACTTTACAAAAAAGATGTACTGGAAGGCGATTTAGACAGAGAATTTGCAAAAGAAATGCTGCAATGTCTATGGGTAAAACTTTACTCTGTAATAAAAGTCCGTTCAACTTCCCATTCTGGTTACGGTGCAGGTTATCCAACTTATCAAAATGTTACAATAGGAGGATCGACTCCAAGCGGAAAAGATTCTACAAATGAATTAAGCTATTTAATACTGGAAAGTGTTGGAGAAAACAAGCTTACACAACCAAATCTATCTGCAAGATTTCATATAAATTCTCCAGAAAAATTCATCAGAAAATGTGCAGAAGTGGCTGCAACAGGTTATGGAATGCCTGCAATGCATACAGATGAAATAATAGTTCCCGCATTGTTAAACAAAGGCGTAAAAATTGAAGATGCCTACAATTATTCAATGGTTGGATGTGTAGAAGTGGCTGTTCCTGGAAAATGGGGATATAGATGTACAGGAATGACTTTCTTAAACTTTGTAAAAGCAACTGAACTTGTATTAAATGACGGTTATGACGCTAGAACTGGACTTCAATTGCTAAAAGCTGGAAAATTGACTGACTATGAAACTTATGAGGATTTATGGGAAGCATGGAAAAAATATATGAAACACTATACAAAACTATCTGTTGCACTTGATGCATTGTCTGATACACATTTAGAAGATTTTCCTGATATTTTATTATCAAGCCTTGTTGATGACTGTATTGGAAGAGGACTTTCAGCAAAAGAGGGTGGAGCTGTTTACGACATTATTTCAGGACTTCAAGTTGGAATTGCAAATGCCGCAAATTCTCTTTATGCACTAAAAACTACTGTTTTTGATAATCAAATCCTAACAAAAGAAGAAGTTTACAATGCTCTACAAACAAACTATGAAGGTGAAAATGGGGAAAGAATCAGAAAAATATTATTAGAAGTGCCTAAATACGGTAATGATATTGATGAAGTGGATGAATTTGCTACAAACATCTACTGGACATACATTGATGAAATTCAAAAATACCATAATACAAGATACGGAAGAGGACCAATAAACGGTGGTTATGGAGTTTCAACATCTGGAATTTCTTCAAATGTGCCAATGGGAACAGTGAGCGGTGCCACTCCAGACGGAAGATACGCTTATACTCCTGCAGCAGAAGGAGGTTCTCCAACTCAGGGAACTGACACAAACGGTCCAACAGCAGTATTAAATTCTGTAAATAAATTGCCAACTCTGATGATTACAGGTGGACAGTTATTAAATCAAAAATATTCACCAGAATTGGTAAATACTGCAGAACAGTTTGAAAAATTTGTAAATGTAATAAAATCATTTATAAGTTCAAAAGGATGGCATATTCAATTTAACATTATTTCAGGAAAAACATTAAAGCAAGCACAAGTTGAACCTGAAAAACATAGAGATATAATAGTAAGAGTTGCTGGATACTGCGCTCAATTTGTTACACTTGACAGAACTACACAAAATGATATTATTTCGAGAACTGAACAAAGAATATAA
- a CDS encoding DeoR/GlpR family DNA-binding transcription regulator, with protein sequence MLKNERQDIILMKLNNKGKVVVGELAIDLSVSEDTIRRDLAEMDSKGLLKRVFGGALPLNRYALNYTERENFEPELKYELALKGVKLLKDGQLVAIDGSTTNLQLARAIPVNLSLTVITNSLTIASELSNHKNIEIIMVGGNLFQKIMTNVGDLAVEQIKEYYPDICFMGAYAIHPVMGITSPYEKEVSVKRQFIKSSSRVVTLIIPNKFNVIMPYKVCDMEDVTTIITDKSVSEEILKEYEKIGIECI encoded by the coding sequence ATGCTGAAAAATGAAAGACAAGATATAATTTTAATGAAACTTAATAACAAAGGTAAAGTTGTAGTTGGAGAACTTGCGATTGATTTGTCAGTTTCTGAAGATACGATAAGAAGAGATCTCGCTGAAATGGATTCGAAGGGACTGTTAAAAAGAGTTTTTGGAGGAGCATTGCCTTTAAACAGATATGCTTTGAACTACACAGAAAGGGAAAATTTTGAGCCCGAATTAAAATATGAACTGGCATTGAAAGGAGTAAAACTTCTAAAAGATGGCCAATTAGTGGCAATAGACGGAAGTACTACAAATTTGCAGCTTGCAAGGGCAATTCCTGTTAATTTGTCACTAACGGTAATTACAAACAGCCTTACTATAGCAAGTGAACTTTCTAATCATAAAAATATAGAAATAATAATGGTTGGAGGGAATTTGTTTCAAAAAATTATGACCAATGTGGGAGATTTGGCGGTGGAGCAGATAAAGGAATATTATCCAGATATTTGTTTTATGGGAGCCTATGCAATTCATCCAGTTATGGGAATAACAAGCCCTTATGAAAAGGAAGTCAGTGTAAAACGTCAGTTTATAAAGTCTTCAAGTAGAGTTGTGACGTTAATTATACCAAATAAATTTAATGTAATAATGCCTTATAAAGTATGTGATATGGAAGATGTTACGACAATTATAACAGATAAGAGCGTATCAGAAGAGATTCTGAAAGAATATGAAAAAATAGGAATAGAATGTATTTAA
- a CDS encoding PTS transporter subunit IIABC, which produces MNKNKKENQIFLTLQTIGRAFFLPVSILPVAGLLLGLGASFTNPKTIAFYHLDGLLAQGTPMNYVLTVMNNVGLAVFANLPLIFAMAVALGMAKKEKGVAVLSSGLSFIIMHTTIKTLLVFSGKILPDGTVSEKVLDGAISSVLGIQTLEMGVFGGIVVGLGVAFLHNRFYKTKLPAAISFFSGVRFVPIICTFAYIVVGFISFAIWPVIQQGIFSIGRVVTGSGDIGIFIFGFMERILIPFGLHHIWYIPFWQTGLGGSAMIDGAMVSGAQNIFFAELVSPNTTRFSIDAAKFMTGKYSFMMGGLPGAALAMYHCAKPNKKKIVGGLLLSAALTSFLTGITEPIEFTFLFVAPFVFVVHCIFAGISFALMRILDIAIGTTFSCGLIDFTLYGILPGSSKTHWVRLLPIFVIYFVLYYFFFKFVIQKWNLKTPGREDDDEDTKLYTKDDYNTMRDSRKQGAVAEDTVSQAIIDGLGGLDNFGDVTCCATRLRMRVNNMDLVNEAALKRTGAMGVIKKGSGIQVVYGPTVSVIKSNLTEYIEKIKEHGMEASFAEEKSGRNIDLNVLNLSEDSVNENYESLEAINQIIAPYKGKIYDIENISDKIFNTKVLGDGFAIEIEGDEIIAPTDGTVVNVYTTEHAFIIQDKFGHNILIHVGLGTSGLNGEGIKLFKKIGDTVKKGEKIGTLDRNAIIKAGISLISPVTFLNVDKAKYGIKVEKAGNVEAGEETVIFITKK; this is translated from the coding sequence ATGAACAAGAACAAGAAAGAAAATCAGATTTTTCTTACGTTGCAGACAATAGGAAGAGCGTTCTTCCTGCCAGTTTCGATTTTACCAGTTGCTGGATTATTGTTGGGTTTAGGTGCCTCATTTACAAATCCTAAGACAATAGCATTTTATCATTTAGATGGATTGCTTGCACAAGGGACACCTATGAATTATGTTCTTACTGTAATGAATAACGTTGGACTTGCAGTATTTGCTAATTTGCCTTTGATATTTGCGATGGCAGTGGCATTGGGAATGGCGAAAAAGGAGAAAGGGGTTGCAGTCCTCTCTTCTGGACTTTCGTTTATAATAATGCACACAACGATTAAAACATTATTGGTATTTAGCGGAAAAATTTTACCTGATGGGACTGTTTCGGAAAAAGTGTTGGATGGTGCGATAAGTTCCGTGCTTGGTATACAAACGCTTGAGATGGGAGTATTTGGGGGAATTGTAGTAGGACTTGGAGTTGCATTTTTGCATAATAGATTTTATAAGACAAAACTTCCTGCGGCAATATCATTTTTTTCAGGAGTTAGATTTGTGCCGATTATATGTACGTTTGCTTATATTGTTGTAGGATTTATTTCCTTTGCGATTTGGCCAGTTATTCAACAGGGAATATTCTCAATTGGAAGAGTTGTAACAGGTTCGGGGGACATTGGAATATTTATTTTTGGATTTATGGAAAGAATATTGATACCTTTTGGACTTCATCACATCTGGTACATTCCATTCTGGCAAACAGGACTGGGTGGAAGTGCAATGATAGACGGAGCAATGGTTTCAGGAGCACAGAACATATTCTTTGCAGAATTAGTATCGCCAAATACTACACGTTTTAGTATAGATGCGGCTAAATTTATGACAGGAAAATATTCATTTATGATGGGTGGACTTCCAGGAGCAGCTCTTGCAATGTACCATTGTGCAAAACCAAATAAAAAGAAAATAGTTGGAGGATTGTTACTTTCAGCAGCTTTAACAAGTTTTCTTACAGGGATTACGGAGCCTATTGAATTTACATTTTTATTCGTAGCACCTTTTGTATTTGTTGTTCATTGTATTTTTGCGGGAATTTCATTTGCACTTATGAGAATACTTGATATAGCGATAGGAACAACCTTTTCATGCGGATTAATAGACTTCACATTATATGGAATTTTGCCGGGAAGTTCAAAAACACACTGGGTTAGATTATTGCCGATATTTGTAATATATTTTGTACTTTATTATTTTTTCTTTAAATTTGTTATACAAAAATGGAACTTGAAAACTCCAGGAAGAGAAGACGATGATGAAGATACAAAATTATATACAAAAGATGATTACAATACTATGAGAGACAGCCGAAAACAAGGGGCAGTAGCAGAAGATACAGTTTCACAGGCAATTATAGATGGGCTTGGAGGACTCGATAATTTTGGTGATGTTACGTGCTGTGCAACTAGACTGAGAATGCGTGTAAATAATATGGATTTAGTAAATGAAGCGGCATTAAAGCGTACAGGAGCAATGGGAGTTATCAAAAAAGGCAGTGGAATTCAAGTTGTATATGGACCAACTGTGTCAGTTATTAAAAGTAATTTGACAGAATATATTGAAAAAATAAAAGAACACGGTATGGAAGCTTCATTTGCAGAAGAAAAATCAGGAAGAAATATAGATTTGAATGTTTTGAACTTGAGTGAAGACAGTGTGAATGAAAATTATGAATCGTTAGAGGCAATAAATCAGATAATTGCTCCATATAAAGGTAAAATCTATGATATTGAAAACATTAGTGACAAAATTTTTAATACAAAAGTTCTTGGAGATGGTTTTGCGATAGAAATTGAAGGCGATGAAATAATCGCTCCAACTGACGGAACAGTAGTAAATGTTTATACAACAGAACATGCCTTTATTATACAGGATAAATTTGGACATAATATTTTGATACATGTTGGACTTGGAACATCTGGATTAAATGGCGAGGGTATAAAATTATTTAAGAAAATAGGAGATACAGTTAAAAAAGGCGAAAAAATTGGTACATTAGATAGAAATGCGATAATAAAAGCAGGAATTTCATTAATTTCACCTGTAACTTTCTTAAATGTAGACAAGGCAAAATATGGTATAAAAGTTGAAAAAGCTGGAAATGTGGAAGCTGGAGAAGAAACTGTTATATTTATAACTAAAAAATAA
- the nadN gene encoding NAD nucleotidase: MKKLILLGLAAAISISAMGATRKKTASKSKLSAKTLELNLIHINDHHSHLEEEKMDLVLNGKKVTVNVGGMPRMIQRIADLKKSSKNSLVLHAGDALSGTLYYTLFKGKADAALMNVGHFDLFALGNHEFDDGNTVLKNFLDELKIPVVSANVVPDKGSILEGKWTPYVIRKIDGQDVAIVGLDVVGKTVESSSPGKDIKFHDEVETAKKMVAELQAKGLNKIIFLSHAGYEKNLEIAEKVSGIDVIITGDTHYLLGESYTEYGLKPVAEYPKKIMSPAGEPVYVAEAWSYSHLVGNMKVKFNDKGVITELKAEPTIVIGDSSFEVKNDKGEKSELQGKEREDIIKYVNSRKDIKFVKEDPTAQKVLERYKKEKNELGKKEIGNITQEIPGGSANRIPNDKNPEGSLATTLVSETVLHMLKNMGTGNIDMVIMNSGGTRISLTPGKISYDDAYTLLPFTSNTIYILKMNGAEIKQVIEDALNFALDGGSSGAFPYGAAIRFEATKAGTLGTRVKKVEVLDAKTNKWIPIDAGKTYTVGTNSYVAAGKDGYATFGKITSTPGREGVNTHLGVETAFINYVKEKKSVGRPESSNVKFKY, encoded by the coding sequence ATGAAAAAATTAATTTTATTAGGACTCGCTGCAGCTATAAGCATATCAGCTATGGGAGCAACTAGAAAAAAAACTGCTTCAAAAAGCAAACTTTCTGCTAAAACATTGGAGCTGAATTTAATACACATTAATGATCACCATTCACATCTTGAAGAAGAAAAAATGGACTTAGTTCTTAATGGGAAAAAAGTTACTGTCAATGTTGGTGGAATGCCAAGAATGATTCAAAGAATCGCAGATTTAAAAAAATCTAGTAAAAATAGCCTAGTATTGCACGCAGGAGATGCTCTTTCTGGAACATTGTATTATACTTTGTTTAAAGGAAAAGCTGATGCGGCACTTATGAATGTAGGACATTTTGATTTATTTGCTTTGGGAAATCATGAATTTGATGATGGTAACACTGTTTTAAAAAACTTCCTTGATGAATTGAAAATACCAGTAGTTTCAGCGAATGTTGTTCCTGATAAGGGAAGCATATTGGAGGGAAAATGGACTCCTTATGTAATTAGAAAAATAGATGGACAAGATGTTGCCATTGTAGGATTAGACGTAGTAGGAAAAACCGTCGAATCTTCAAGTCCAGGAAAAGATATAAAATTCCATGATGAAGTTGAAACAGCTAAAAAAATGGTAGCAGAACTCCAAGCCAAAGGACTTAATAAGATAATTTTCTTATCACATGCAGGATACGAAAAAAATCTTGAAATCGCTGAAAAAGTTTCTGGAATAGATGTTATTATTACGGGAGACACTCACTATCTATTGGGAGAAAGTTATACAGAATATGGATTAAAACCTGTTGCAGAATATCCTAAAAAAATAATGTCTCCAGCAGGAGAACCTGTATATGTTGCAGAAGCATGGAGCTACTCTCATCTGGTAGGAAATATGAAGGTTAAATTTAATGATAAAGGTGTAATAACTGAACTAAAAGCAGAGCCTACAATAGTTATTGGTGATAGCTCATTTGAAGTTAAAAATGATAAAGGCGAAAAAAGCGAACTTCAAGGAAAAGAAAGAGAAGATATTATCAAATATGTAAACAGCCGTAAAGATATAAAATTTGTAAAAGAAGATCCAACTGCACAGAAAGTTCTTGAAAGATATAAAAAGGAAAAGAACGAGCTTGGTAAAAAGGAAATAGGAAATATAACACAGGAAATCCCTGGTGGATCAGCAAACAGAATTCCTAATGATAAAAATCCTGAGGGATCTTTAGCTACAACACTTGTATCTGAAACAGTTCTACATATGCTTAAAAATATGGGAACAGGGAATATTGATATGGTAATAATGAATTCAGGAGGAACAAGAATATCTTTAACTCCAGGAAAAATTTCATATGACGATGCATATACACTGCTTCCATTTACTTCTAACACTATCTATATTCTGAAAATGAATGGTGCAGAAATAAAACAAGTAATCGAAGATGCATTGAATTTTGCACTTGATGGAGGATCTTCAGGAGCATTCCCTTATGGAGCTGCAATAAGATTTGAGGCAACTAAGGCGGGAACTCTAGGAACAAGAGTTAAAAAAGTGGAAGTACTTGATGCGAAAACAAATAAATGGATTCCAATTGATGCAGGAAAAACTTATACTGTAGGAACAAATTCATATGTTGCGGCAGGAAAAGACGGATATGCAACTTTTGGTAAAATTACTTCAACTCCTGGAAGAGAAGGTGTAAATACACATTTAGGTGTTGAAACAGCATTTATAAACTATGTTAAAGAGAAAAAATCAGTTGGAAGACCTGAATCTTCAAATGTAAAATTTAAATATTAA
- a CDS encoding metalloregulator ArsR/SmtB family transcription factor has product MDKICQNYKNSLYSGLSKIGKCLSSEKRIEILDLLVQGAKTVESISNETGMSIANTSRHLQILKDGNLVISEKKGNYVVYEIANTQIIDLVYLLIGVGEQQLADIQRIHNEFNDSCMKIRPITLEQAYEMVKNKETLIIDLRPEDEFNSSHIENAINIPMKNLEENLKKLPKNKEIIVYCRGRNCAYANLASKFLNDNGFHAYSLNQSYYDWKKYDNF; this is encoded by the coding sequence ATGGATAAAATATGTCAAAATTATAAAAATAGCCTATATTCAGGATTGTCAAAAATAGGAAAATGCCTGTCCAGTGAAAAAAGAATCGAAATATTGGATTTGCTAGTTCAAGGAGCAAAAACTGTGGAAAGTATTTCAAATGAAACGGGAATGAGCATTGCAAACACTTCAAGACATTTACAAATTTTAAAGGATGGAAACTTAGTTATTAGTGAAAAAAAGGGGAATTATGTTGTTTATGAAATCGCAAATACACAAATAATTGACTTGGTGTATCTTCTGATTGGGGTAGGAGAGCAGCAACTGGCAGATATTCAGCGGATACACAATGAATTTAATGATAGTTGTATGAAAATCCGTCCAATTACTTTGGAGCAGGCTTACGAAATGGTAAAAAATAAAGAAACTTTAATAATAGATTTACGTCCAGAAGATGAATTTAATTCAAGCCATATAGAAAACGCAATAAATATTCCAATGAAAAACCTTGAGGAAAATCTGAAAAAATTACCTAAAAACAAGGAAATAATTGTTTACTGTAGAGGGCGAAACTGTGCTTATGCAAATCTTGCTTCCAAATTTTTGAATGATAATGGATTTCATGCTTACAGCTTGAATCAAAGTTATTATGATTGGAAAAAATATGATAATTTTTGA
- the trxA gene encoding thioredoxin gives MALNLNKDNFDQSISSGVALVDFWAEWCGPCKMQLPIIEEFSNEMEGKATIGKVNVDEELELAQSFGIQSIPTLILFKDGKPVKKLVGLHSKESLYEEVNQVL, from the coding sequence ATGGCATTAAATTTAAATAAAGATAATTTTGATCAAAGTATTTCAAGTGGAGTAGCTCTAGTAGATTTCTGGGCAGAATGGTGTGGACCTTGTAAAATGCAACTTCCTATTATTGAAGAATTTTCAAACGAAATGGAAGGAAAAGCTACAATTGGAAAAGTAAATGTAGATGAAGAATTGGAATTAGCACAATCTTTTGGAATCCAAAGTATTCCTACATTAATCTTATTCAAAGATGGAAAACCTGTTAAAAAATTAGTTGGATTACACTCAAAAGAATCACTTTATGAAGAAGTAAACCAAGTATTATAA